One Rosa chinensis cultivar Old Blush chromosome 5, RchiOBHm-V2, whole genome shotgun sequence genomic region harbors:
- the LOC112203110 gene encoding F-box protein SKIP19 has translation MSVSSHGTTPGRKRISRHWTELPDNATASILSRLGAIEILESAQKVCMKWRKVCKDPLIWRKIDMRNDGDLEDINYHLEEMCRHAVNRSSGNLVDINIEHFGTDELLEYITDSSSGIRRLRLLCCDDISDAGLSKVALKLPLLEELDISLCDNISHEAVEVLGRSCPFLKSFKFNKEWCQFSQDGQALAIAGTMHGLRHLQLFGNKLTDDGLSSILDCCPDLVSLDLRHCFILNMEGDWRSTCAERIKKLWLPHDSTESKEFVARSEAYCFKWTELPDKVTASILSRLGGIDILTSAQKVCSKWFKIWKDPLMWCTIDMRNNFDFDDYKPFFFHELCEHAIERSCGNLVDINVENFGTNELLKYYIAERYLKRSPLNGVFYEWIIINKVVSLRVKETV, from the exons ATGAGCGTATCCTCTCATGGAACCACCCCTGGACGAAAGAGGATCTCCCGACACTGGACGGAGCTTCCTGATAATGCTACCGCATCGATACTCTCACGGCTGGGAGCGATCGAGATCCTGGAGAGCGCTCAGAAAGTATGCATGAAATGGCGCAAAGTCTGCAAGGACCCTCTCATCTGGCGCAAGATTGACATGCGCAACGATGGCGATCTCGAAGACATAAACTACCACTTGGAGGAGATGTGCCGCCACGCCGTTAATCGGAGCTCTGGTAATCTGGTCGATATTAACATTGAGCACTTCGGCACCGATGAGCTGCTTGAGTATATCACTGATAG CTCGAGTGGAATCAGACGTCTCCGACTGTTGTGTTGTGATGACATATCAGATGCGGGATTGAGTAAAGTGGCTTTAAAACTTCCATTGTTGGAGGAACTTGACATTTCTCTATGCGATAATATCTCGCATGAAGCTGTAGAAGTGCTTGGCCGCTCTTGCCCCTTTTTGAAATCATTCAAGTTCAACAAAGAGTGGTGTCAGTTTTCACAAGACGGCC AGGCACTTGCTATAGCAGGAACCATGCATGGTTTACGACACCTCCAGCTTTTTGGGAATAAGTTGACAGATGATGGCTTGTCAAGCATTCTTGATTGTTGTCCTGATCTTGTCTCACTTGACCTGCGCCATTGTTTCATTCTCAATATGGAGGGAGATTGGAGAAGTACATGTGCTGAACGAATTAAGAAATTGTGGCTTCCCCATGATTCCACTGAGAGCAAAGAATTTGTAGCTAGATCTGAAGCTTATTGTTTTAAATGGACAGAACTCCCAGACAAAGTTACGGCATCAATACTGTCAAGGCTTGGAGGGATTGACATCCTCACTTCCGCTCAGAAGGTCTGCTCCAAGTGGTTCAAAATATGGAAGGACCCTCTGATGTGGTGCACCATTGACATGCGcaataattttgattttgacGACTACAAGCCCTTCTTCTTCCATGAGTTGTGTGAACATGCCATTGAGCGTAGCTGTGGTAATCTGGTTGACATCAATGTTGAGAACTTTGGCACTAATGAGCTCCTTAAATATTATATCGCTGAGAG GTATCTTAAACGATCTCCATTAAATGGTGTCTTTTATGAGTGGATTATTATCAATAAGGTGGTGTCTTTGAGAGTGAAAGAGACTGTTTGA
- the LOC112168263 gene encoding F-box protein SKIP19 isoform X1, with protein MRKSSRRTAHGGRHRNWTELPDDITASILSRLGTLEILRTAQRVCMTWRRICKDNSLVWQSIYIHDEHYIDMSYLDKICRHVIDLSSGNLVDISIEYIGTDQLLKYMAESSSGIKRLRFVNCTSLTDEGFSEVASKLPLLEDLDISKCDNISSKSLQVVTCSFPLLKSCKLNSLKLNISSESRWLCKVDYCHG; from the exons ATGCGCAAATCATCCAGAAGAACCGCCCACGGTGGCCGACACCGAAACTGGACGGAACTCCCAGACGACATCACGGCGTCGATACTGTCACGGCTGGGAACGCTCGAGATCCTCAGGACGGCTCAGAGGGTATGCATGACGTGGCGAAGAATCTGCAAGGACAACTCTCTGGTTTGGCAATCCATCTACATCCACGATGAACATTACATCGACATGAGCTATTTGGACAAGATCTGCCGCCACGTCATTGATCTTAGCTCTGGTAATCTTGTGGATATCAGTATTGAGTACATCGGCACCGATCAACTCCTCAAGTACATGGCTGAGAG CTCAAGCGGAATCAAACGCCTCCGATTCGTGAATTGCACTAGCTTAACAGACGAGGGATTCAGCGAAGTGGCTTCGAAACTTCCCTTGCTGGAAGACCTTGACATTTCGAAATGTGATAACATCTCATCTAAATCTCTACAGGTGGTTACGTGCTCATTCCCTCTTTTGAAATCGTGCAAATTGAATTCACTCAAACTCAATATATCAAGTGAAAGCAGGTGGCTTTGTAAGGTGGATTATTGTCATGGATAA
- the LOC112168263 gene encoding F-box protein SKIP19 isoform X2, translated as MRKSSRRTAHGGRHRNWTELPDDITASILSRLGTLEILRTAQRVCMTWRRICKDNSLVWQSIYIHDEHYIDMSYLDKICRHVIDLSSGNLVDISIEYIGTDQLLKYMAESSSGIKRLRFVNCTSLTDEGFSEVASKLPLLEDLDISKCDNISSKSLQVAL; from the exons ATGCGCAAATCATCCAGAAGAACCGCCCACGGTGGCCGACACCGAAACTGGACGGAACTCCCAGACGACATCACGGCGTCGATACTGTCACGGCTGGGAACGCTCGAGATCCTCAGGACGGCTCAGAGGGTATGCATGACGTGGCGAAGAATCTGCAAGGACAACTCTCTGGTTTGGCAATCCATCTACATCCACGATGAACATTACATCGACATGAGCTATTTGGACAAGATCTGCCGCCACGTCATTGATCTTAGCTCTGGTAATCTTGTGGATATCAGTATTGAGTACATCGGCACCGATCAACTCCTCAAGTACATGGCTGAGAG CTCAAGCGGAATCAAACGCCTCCGATTCGTGAATTGCACTAGCTTAACAGACGAGGGATTCAGCGAAGTGGCTTCGAAACTTCCCTTGCTGGAAGACCTTGACATTTCGAAATGTGATAACATCTCATCTAAATCTCTACAG GTGGCTTTGTAA